One part of the Sorangiineae bacterium MSr11954 genome encodes these proteins:
- a CDS encoding TonB C-terminal domain-containing protein, whose protein sequence is MMSRDLRTSWLVWLVVIAAAVHLHWDAAQGGKIIANIHNDRVALADLASKVRDRVRVTESTFEVVLEGQPKEAEAQEQPPPPPEDPKKKDKEKPVVQSPTPAKPDAPKPEEKKLAIEVKKEENKVTPPAKLLEEKRIAVRQHAKPDQEDNPNAKFISDEANKVEEESVATQTSHDQNDPNPTPGGNHAGADPRMGDSDKTKIAESEEHAGEKNRAPGEKGTEFQVQHEPPPDQPMGPVATKGPSAQTPPQAGGDGQQPANSRGGEAAPGAATTSPDVVTAPGGTWSFNPIRPGVTGGMPMNPGQQNPSNKGRGANAPSVNLMGLGGKAGPGQINLNLNQQGVVAIVGQDQLRKERLADGERRKSEHRGSWIASNFERWRSAIENYVSSVKPGNTTALNTAKVPFATYLNSMHNRIHPIFADSFLGSLDGLPATHPLNDQKLMTRLEIVLTRDGQLHHMGIVKTSGITAFDIAALDSVQRASPFGTAPSAIVSPDGRVYLHWEFHRDDYACSTINARPFMLTAPPSTPPEDPAPPPLPPRPRPNEGPPPVNTPDTRQGSLLPATSPTRTRSSG, encoded by the coding sequence ATGATGTCGCGCGACCTCCGAACCTCATGGTTGGTCTGGTTGGTGGTGATCGCCGCCGCCGTCCACCTCCATTGGGATGCGGCGCAAGGCGGCAAGATAATTGCCAATATCCACAACGACCGCGTGGCGTTGGCCGATCTCGCCAGCAAGGTTCGCGATCGCGTTCGGGTCACGGAGTCCACCTTCGAGGTCGTCCTGGAAGGGCAGCCGAAGGAGGCCGAGGCCCAAGAGCAGCCGCCGCCTCCGCCGGAGGATCCGAAGAAGAAGGATAAAGAGAAGCCCGTCGTCCAGAGCCCCACGCCGGCCAAGCCCGATGCTCCCAAGCCCGAGGAGAAGAAGCTCGCGATCGAGGTGAAGAAGGAGGAGAACAAGGTCACTCCTCCCGCCAAGCTCCTCGAGGAGAAGCGCATCGCCGTTCGCCAGCACGCCAAGCCGGACCAAGAGGACAACCCCAACGCGAAGTTCATCTCCGATGAGGCCAACAAGGTCGAGGAGGAGAGCGTCGCCACCCAGACCTCGCACGATCAGAACGATCCGAACCCCACCCCCGGCGGCAATCACGCCGGCGCCGATCCGCGCATGGGCGACAGCGACAAGACGAAGATCGCGGAGAGCGAGGAGCACGCGGGGGAGAAGAACCGCGCGCCGGGCGAGAAGGGGACCGAGTTCCAAGTGCAGCACGAGCCGCCGCCGGATCAACCCATGGGTCCGGTCGCGACCAAGGGGCCTTCGGCGCAGACGCCGCCGCAAGCGGGTGGAGACGGTCAGCAGCCGGCGAACTCGCGCGGTGGAGAAGCTGCGCCCGGCGCCGCGACCACCAGCCCCGACGTAGTGACGGCGCCCGGTGGGACCTGGTCGTTCAATCCGATTCGTCCGGGGGTGACGGGCGGCATGCCCATGAACCCCGGGCAGCAGAACCCGAGCAACAAAGGTCGCGGCGCCAACGCGCCCTCGGTCAACCTCATGGGCCTCGGTGGAAAGGCCGGGCCGGGGCAGATCAACCTGAACTTGAACCAGCAAGGCGTGGTGGCCATCGTCGGACAAGATCAGCTGCGCAAAGAGCGGCTGGCCGACGGTGAGCGGCGCAAGAGCGAGCACCGGGGCTCGTGGATCGCCTCGAACTTCGAGCGGTGGCGCAGCGCGATCGAGAACTATGTGTCGTCGGTCAAGCCGGGCAACACCACGGCGCTGAACACCGCCAAGGTGCCCTTCGCCACGTACTTGAACTCGATGCACAATCGGATTCACCCCATCTTCGCCGACAGCTTTTTGGGCTCGCTCGATGGGCTTCCCGCGACGCATCCGCTCAACGATCAAAAGCTGATGACGCGCCTGGAGATCGTCCTCACGCGCGATGGGCAGCTTCACCATATGGGCATCGTGAAGACCAGCGGCATCACTGCCTTCGACATCGCGGCGCTCGATTCGGTGCAGCGCGCCTCGCCCTTTGGGACGGCGCCATCGGCCATCGTGTCGCCCGATGGTCGCGTGTATCTGCACTGGGAGTTCCACCGCGACGACTACGCCTGTTCGACGATCAACGCGCGCCCCTTCATGCTGACCGCGCCGCCGTCGACCCCACCCGAAGATCCTGCGCCGCCGCCGTTGCCGCCGCGGCCGAGACCGAACGAGGGACCGCCTCCGGTCAATACGCCCGACACCCGGCAAGGGTCCCTTTTGCCCGCAACAAGCCCGACGAGAACGAGGAGCTCAGGCTAG
- a CDS encoding arginine N-succinyltransferase, whose amino-acid sequence MPAFEIRGALVSDEDELLELAHHLNTVNLPYSREAIAHLLDQAQKSFTGEIKDSKRREYVFVLIDRDKKRIVGTSMIIAQLGRREAPYIYLDVVDEERYSATLDRHFKHTVLSIGYSYNGPTEIGGLVLLPEYRRFPERLGQFISYVRFLFIKLHREAFRDELLAELLPPLEADGTSHLWDALGRHFTGLSYAEADILSKQNKEFIRGLFPEGTFYASLLPKVAQDVIGKVGAQTRGVEKMLRRIGFRYAERVDPFDGGPHFTAPTDEVSLVARAEKATVRAVAADVPRTRNRSIVALESERAPYFHAVLAHWDPETGTLEAEAAEQLGAVIGSEIGVLSLD is encoded by the coding sequence ATGCCGGCCTTCGAGATTCGCGGCGCCCTCGTCTCCGATGAAGACGAGCTCTTGGAGCTCGCGCATCATCTGAACACGGTCAACCTCCCGTACAGCCGCGAGGCCATCGCTCACCTGCTCGATCAGGCGCAAAAGAGCTTCACGGGTGAGATCAAAGACTCGAAGCGGCGCGAGTACGTCTTCGTCCTGATCGATCGCGACAAGAAGCGCATCGTCGGGACGTCGATGATCATCGCCCAGCTCGGGCGCCGCGAAGCACCGTACATCTACTTGGACGTGGTCGACGAGGAGCGCTACTCGGCCACCCTCGATCGACACTTCAAGCACACGGTGCTCTCGATCGGCTACTCGTACAACGGGCCCACGGAAATCGGCGGCCTGGTGCTGCTGCCCGAGTACCGCCGCTTCCCAGAGCGGCTCGGGCAGTTCATCTCGTACGTGCGCTTCTTGTTCATCAAGCTGCACCGCGAAGCCTTCCGCGACGAGCTCTTGGCCGAGCTTCTACCGCCGCTCGAGGCCGATGGAACCTCGCACCTCTGGGACGCGCTCGGCCGTCATTTTACCGGTCTGAGCTATGCCGAGGCCGATATTTTGTCGAAGCAGAACAAGGAGTTCATTCGCGGGCTCTTCCCCGAAGGGACCTTCTACGCCTCGCTCCTCCCCAAGGTGGCGCAAGACGTCATCGGCAAGGTGGGCGCGCAGACCCGCGGGGTCGAAAAGATGCTGCGCCGCATCGGTTTCCGCTACGCCGAGCGCGTCGATCCCTTCGACGGCGGCCCGCACTTCACCGCGCCCACCGACGAAGTCAGCTTGGTGGCGCGCGCAGAAAAAGCCACGGTGCGCGCCGTCGCCGCGGACGTGCCGCGCACGCGCAATCGCTCGATCGTGGCGCTCGAATCCGAGCGCGCGCCCTACTTCCACGCGGTGCTGGCGCACTGGGATCCGGAGACGGGCACCCTGGAGGCCGAAGCCGCCGAGCAGCTGGGCGCCGTGATCGGGAGCGAAATCGGCGTATTATCGCTGGATTGA
- a CDS encoding lysophospholipase has protein sequence MRSRARSYKPKTASIEAIEVHTSDGIALRATVQEGFGPARGTAILAHGEFGSRRAFEARAGGFAKYLTLRGWRTVAFDFRGHGESGPADFTYDDLVRGDLATVASCARARWSGPLAVVGHALGGHVALAGCGTSVVDADAVALVGSNVWLPQLEPSDVRWRAKRAAMEFFATVVQAHGYFPARSMGLGSEDEPASLMNAAVRAAREGTWRSEDGSLDYERALGQVRVPVLAVASAADEFRCAPECAERMLSRCAGPRDFRVIAHDDEGGRAPRDLIAGRRASNVWATVADWLESI, from the coding sequence TTGAGGAGCCGCGCCCGCTCATACAAGCCGAAGACGGCGTCGATCGAGGCCATCGAGGTCCACACCTCGGACGGCATCGCCTTGCGCGCCACCGTGCAAGAAGGCTTTGGCCCCGCCCGCGGGACGGCCATTTTGGCGCACGGCGAGTTTGGCTCGCGCCGCGCATTCGAGGCGCGCGCGGGGGGCTTCGCCAAGTACCTCACCCTGCGCGGGTGGCGCACGGTGGCCTTCGACTTTCGCGGCCACGGCGAAAGCGGCCCGGCCGACTTCACCTACGACGATCTGGTGCGCGGCGACCTGGCGACCGTCGCTTCGTGTGCGCGGGCGCGATGGTCGGGGCCGCTGGCGGTGGTGGGGCACGCGCTGGGCGGGCATGTTGCGCTAGCCGGGTGCGGAACGTCGGTGGTGGATGCCGATGCGGTGGCCTTGGTCGGATCCAATGTGTGGCTTCCACAGCTCGAGCCCTCGGACGTGCGATGGCGCGCCAAACGCGCCGCCATGGAGTTTTTTGCCACGGTGGTGCAGGCGCACGGCTACTTTCCGGCGCGGTCCATGGGCCTGGGGAGCGAGGACGAGCCGGCCTCCCTGATGAACGCCGCCGTGCGGGCCGCGCGCGAAGGAACATGGCGAAGCGAGGATGGCTCGCTCGACTACGAACGAGCGCTCGGCCAGGTGCGCGTGCCCGTGCTCGCCGTCGCCAGCGCGGCCGATGAGTTCCGCTGCGCACCCGAGTGCGCCGAGCGCATGCTCTCCCGCTGCGCAGGGCCGAGGGATTTCCGGGTCATCGCGCACGACGACGAGGGAGGCCGGGCGCCGCGCGATCTGATCGCCGGGCGCCGCGCGTCCAACGTGTGGGCAACGGTCGCCGACTGGCTCGAATCGATTTAG
- a CDS encoding GMC family oxidoreductase has protein sequence MALAAAAIPDGEILPGGGEVTLSRLKRWLEGTSDVHWLGIKALLWTAELAAVAATARPLSKLPTETARRFLECWQHSQLRPRRALLRAILTPLKAAHYDDPDMFARVGSGYGKVEAVKRDKRDGLAARPARRLSLVSVDEPVRWMQKVRDGRNLREDLTLECEVVVIGTGAGGAACAYELASRGRAVLLLEEGDYHRRSSFTARAAEMSRKLYRDQGLTLAVGNVGTPVWAGRAVGGSTVINSGTCYRAPPRIFQRWEEELGLTEIARDQLGPYYERVERMLEVTPAKRELTGGIGRVIARGAGALGYTHHPIHRNAPDCDGQGVCVFGCPTGAKRSTDVSYVPQSLLRGAELITAAEATGVHVEGGRARGVRARLASGRELDVRAEAIVLAGGALMTPVFLERARLLSNSPALGKNLSIHPATRVIALFDESIDMANAIPQGYMVDEFMDEGIMFEGGSTPLDVTAIGIPWVGSSFSGLMDRYRNVAQFGLMIEDSSRGAVRAAPGHTARPLITYNMNAHDCAKMGRAIGILCEIFLAAGARRVLPMLPGLEEVHTASDLKYFETHTFRASDFDVTAYHPLGTCRIGTDPHTSVLGPDHESHELERLYIADGSSVPSALGVNPQMTIMAMAHRVAEIIDARI, from the coding sequence GTGGCACTCGCGGCCGCGGCCATCCCCGATGGTGAAATCCTCCCCGGGGGCGGCGAAGTCACCTTGTCGCGCCTCAAGCGTTGGCTCGAAGGGACGAGCGACGTGCACTGGCTCGGCATCAAGGCGCTGCTCTGGACAGCGGAGCTCGCCGCGGTCGCCGCCACCGCGCGCCCGCTCTCCAAGCTGCCGACGGAGACGGCGCGCCGGTTTCTCGAGTGCTGGCAACACTCCCAGCTCCGTCCGCGCCGCGCGCTCTTGCGCGCCATCCTCACGCCGCTCAAGGCCGCCCACTACGACGATCCGGACATGTTCGCGCGGGTCGGCAGCGGCTATGGCAAGGTGGAAGCCGTCAAGCGCGACAAGCGCGATGGCCTCGCCGCACGACCGGCGCGCCGCCTCAGTTTGGTGAGCGTCGACGAGCCGGTTCGCTGGATGCAAAAGGTGCGGGACGGCCGCAACCTGCGCGAGGATCTCACGCTCGAGTGCGAGGTCGTGGTGATCGGCACGGGCGCGGGCGGCGCCGCGTGCGCGTACGAGCTAGCGTCGCGCGGCAGGGCGGTGCTCTTGCTCGAAGAAGGCGACTACCACCGCCGCTCGTCCTTCACGGCGCGCGCCGCCGAAATGTCGCGCAAGCTCTATCGCGATCAGGGGCTGACCCTGGCCGTGGGCAATGTCGGGACGCCCGTATGGGCGGGGCGCGCCGTCGGAGGGAGCACGGTCATCAACTCCGGCACCTGCTACCGCGCGCCGCCGCGCATCTTCCAGCGATGGGAGGAGGAGCTGGGGCTCACCGAGATCGCGCGCGACCAGCTCGGGCCGTACTACGAGCGGGTCGAGCGCATGCTGGAGGTCACGCCGGCGAAGCGCGAGCTCACGGGCGGCATCGGGCGGGTCATCGCGCGGGGCGCGGGCGCGCTCGGCTACACGCACCATCCGATCCACCGCAACGCGCCCGACTGCGACGGCCAAGGCGTTTGCGTGTTTGGCTGCCCCACCGGCGCCAAGCGCTCCACCGACGTCAGCTACGTGCCGCAGTCGCTCCTCCGCGGCGCGGAGCTCATCACCGCGGCCGAGGCCACGGGGGTTCACGTGGAGGGCGGGCGCGCGCGCGGTGTTCGGGCGCGCCTCGCCTCGGGGCGCGAGCTCGACGTGCGCGCGGAGGCGATCGTCCTCGCGGGTGGCGCGCTGATGACCCCCGTATTTTTGGAGCGCGCGCGGCTCCTGTCGAACAGCCCCGCGCTGGGCAAAAACCTATCGATCCATCCGGCCACGCGGGTCATCGCCTTGTTCGACGAGTCGATCGACATGGCCAACGCCATCCCGCAGGGCTACATGGTCGACGAGTTCATGGACGAGGGCATCATGTTCGAGGGCGGCTCGACCCCGCTCGACGTCACGGCCATCGGCATCCCGTGGGTGGGCTCGTCCTTCAGCGGCTTGATGGATCGCTACCGCAACGTCGCACAATTCGGTCTCATGATCGAAGACAGCTCGCGCGGCGCCGTACGCGCCGCCCCGGGCCACACCGCGCGACCGCTCATCACCTACAACATGAACGCGCACGACTGCGCGAAGATGGGCCGCGCCATCGGCATCCTCTGCGAAATCTTCCTCGCCGCCGGCGCCCGCCGCGTGCTCCCCATGCTCCCCGGCCTCGAAGAGGTGCACACGGCATCCGACCTGAAATACTTCGAGACCCACACCTTCCGCGCGAGCGACTTCGACGTCACGGCATACCACCCCTTGGGAACCTGCCGCATCGGCACCGATCCGCACACCAGCGTGCTCGGTCCCGACCACGAATCCCACGAGCTCGAACGCCTCTACATCGCCGATGGCTCCTCCGTCCCCTCGGCGTTGGGCGTCAATCCGCAAATGACGATCATGGCCATGGCACACCGGGTGGCGGAGATCATCGACGCGAGGATTTAG
- a CDS encoding FAD-binding protein, which translates to MLIPLPKTPLPSPDAITRALLDLGRTLGDSKVLTGDACATYARDESEATGRVPAAVVLASNAEDIRRTLTIAESTGVPVTPRAGGTGRTGGAVPVAGGIVLATDAMKQVKEINAKDLLAVVEPGIVTGDLHALVEREGFFYPPDPNSLGSCCIGGNVAENAGGPRAFKYGVTREYVLGLEACLMGGRVLRTGKRTVKGVTGYDVTSLLVGSEGTLGVFTEITLRLVPKPPEVATVLALFEDVRHAGAAVSRMIARGLVPRCLEMLDAATLDAVRAQKVAIDPRARGMLLIEVDGEAATTQALLEQIAEVLSGGPGLIDLLAAQDPAQRARLWEARRALSPATRKLAKYKLSEDIVVPRSRIAELLEGVDVIGADTEVRHLTYGHAGDGNFHVNFLWNDDGERPAVDRAIEALMRLTISLGGTLTGEHGIGLSKAEYLPLEQSEELIELQRDIKRLFDPKELLNPGKIFPVRPGHGGC; encoded by the coding sequence GTGCTCATTCCACTCCCAAAAACTCCGCTTCCATCACCCGATGCGATCACGCGAGCTCTTCTAGATCTCGGACGCACGCTGGGCGACTCGAAGGTGCTCACCGGCGACGCATGCGCGACGTACGCGCGCGACGAGAGCGAGGCCACGGGGCGCGTCCCCGCCGCCGTCGTTCTGGCGTCGAACGCCGAGGATATTCGCCGCACGCTCACGATCGCCGAGAGCACCGGCGTACCCGTCACGCCGCGCGCGGGCGGCACGGGCCGTACTGGAGGAGCGGTGCCCGTCGCCGGCGGCATCGTGCTGGCGACCGACGCGATGAAGCAGGTGAAGGAGATCAACGCGAAGGATCTGCTCGCGGTGGTGGAGCCGGGCATCGTCACCGGCGATCTGCACGCGCTGGTGGAGCGCGAGGGGTTCTTTTATCCGCCCGATCCGAACTCGCTGGGGAGCTGCTGCATCGGCGGAAACGTGGCCGAGAACGCTGGCGGGCCGCGCGCCTTCAAGTACGGGGTGACCCGCGAGTACGTGCTCGGGCTCGAGGCATGCTTGATGGGCGGGCGGGTGCTGCGCACCGGCAAGCGCACCGTCAAAGGCGTGACCGGCTACGACGTGACGTCGCTCCTCGTGGGCAGCGAGGGCACCTTGGGCGTCTTCACCGAGATCACGTTGCGTCTGGTTCCCAAGCCGCCCGAGGTGGCCACGGTGCTGGCGCTCTTCGAAGACGTTCGCCACGCGGGCGCGGCCGTGAGCCGCATGATCGCGCGCGGGCTGGTGCCGCGCTGCCTGGAGATGCTCGACGCGGCCACGCTCGATGCGGTGCGCGCGCAAAAGGTGGCCATCGATCCGCGGGCGCGGGGCATGCTCTTGATCGAGGTCGACGGCGAGGCGGCCACCACCCAGGCGTTGCTCGAGCAGATCGCGGAGGTTCTGTCCGGCGGTCCCGGGCTGATCGACTTGTTGGCGGCGCAAGATCCGGCGCAGAGGGCGCGCCTCTGGGAGGCGCGGCGTGCGCTATCTCCGGCCACGCGAAAGCTTGCAAAATACAAATTATCGGAGGACATCGTGGTCCCGCGCTCGCGCATCGCCGAGCTGCTCGAGGGGGTCGACGTCATCGGCGCGGACACGGAGGTCCGTCATTTGACATATGGCCACGCGGGGGACGGGAATTTCCACGTCAACTTCCTCTGGAACGACGATGGCGAGCGCCCGGCGGTCGATCGCGCCATCGAGGCGTTGATGCGGCTCACCATCTCACTGGGCGGTACGCTCACCGGTGAGCATGGCATTGGGTTGAGCAAGGCCGAGTACCTTCCGCTGGAGCAATCCGAGGAGCTGATCGAGCTTCAGCGGGATATCAAGCGCCTGTTCGATCCGAAGGAGTTGCTCAATCCGGGGAAGATCTTTCCCGTGCGGCCGGGGCACGGGGGCTGCTGA
- a CDS encoding MoxR family ATPase, with protein MQSPFRRFSGTPNYLTNDSLEAAVNCALALERPLLVKGEPGTGKTLLAQAIAESLQLSLIHWPVKSTTRAQDGLYVYDTVQRLYDARFGDGDVKDIRHYIKLGPLGRSFAGSERVVLLIDEVDKADIEFPNDLLHEIDRMRFHITETGDEVVASERPVVIITSNNEKELPDAFLRRTVFHFIDFPDVELMKRIVRVHHPKLENELIDQAVVAFYELREMPRLRKRPSTSELIDWISVLKQSGVGKERFVKELPFLGVLLKKEQDVETYRAAKKGGGWRA; from the coding sequence GTGCAAAGTCCCTTCCGTCGTTTCTCGGGCACGCCGAACTACCTGACCAATGATTCGCTCGAGGCCGCCGTCAATTGCGCGCTGGCCCTCGAGCGCCCGCTCTTGGTCAAAGGGGAACCGGGCACCGGGAAAACCCTGCTCGCCCAAGCCATCGCCGAGAGCCTCCAGCTTTCGCTCATTCACTGGCCCGTCAAGTCCACCACACGCGCCCAGGACGGTCTGTATGTCTACGACACCGTTCAGCGGCTCTACGACGCCCGCTTCGGCGACGGCGATGTGAAGGACATCCGCCATTACATCAAGCTCGGACCGCTGGGGCGCTCGTTCGCCGGGAGCGAGCGGGTGGTCCTGCTCATCGACGAGGTCGACAAGGCGGACATCGAGTTCCCGAACGATCTCCTGCACGAGATCGATCGCATGCGTTTCCACATTACGGAGACGGGCGATGAAGTCGTGGCCAGCGAGCGGCCGGTGGTCATCATCACCTCGAACAACGAGAAAGAGCTCCCCGACGCCTTCCTGCGGCGCACCGTCTTTCACTTCATCGACTTCCCCGATGTGGAGCTGATGAAGCGCATCGTTCGCGTCCACCACCCCAAGCTCGAGAACGAGCTCATCGATCAAGCGGTGGTCGCCTTCTACGAGCTGCGCGAGATGCCGCGCCTGCGCAAGCGCCCGTCGACCAGCGAGTTGATCGACTGGATCAGCGTGCTGAAGCAAAGCGGCGTCGGCAAAGAGCGCTTCGTGAAAGAGCTGCCCTTCCTCGGCGTCCTCTTGAAGAAAGAGCAAGACGTGGAGACATACCGCGCCGCCAAAAAAGGCGGCGGCTGGCGCGCATAG
- a CDS encoding Mrp/NBP35 family ATP-binding protein yields MATREEVIAALSPLLPDPSALAEVVVLGRDVTVTLRPRGPREELGSKVREALAKLPDVAGFEVRWQADVQGRNVGPEDPLPEVKNVVLVMSGKGGVGKSTCATNLTMSLHRAGFRVGLLDADIYGPSIPTMLGVTGRPVSLDGKSIEPLERFGVKLMSIGFLLEDPKAAVVWRGPMLHGALLQFLKDVRWGALDYLILDLPPGTGDVALTLAQRISSPYAVIVTTPQAVATDDVYKSVSMCEKVNIPVVGVIENMSYFIDTAGVKHELFGRGGGQAIADFAKAPLLGQVPIDQSVREWGDKGTPVVQASPFSPIARAFVTVAERLTDAVDARRTEGEEEAPPEIDRSGGPGGRKRLPIMK; encoded by the coding sequence ATGGCTACCCGAGAAGAAGTCATCGCAGCCCTAAGCCCGCTCCTGCCCGATCCGTCGGCGCTCGCGGAGGTCGTCGTCCTCGGTCGGGACGTCACTGTCACGCTCCGGCCCCGCGGCCCGCGCGAGGAGCTCGGCTCCAAGGTGCGCGAGGCGCTGGCCAAGCTGCCCGACGTGGCCGGCTTCGAGGTTCGCTGGCAGGCCGATGTGCAGGGGCGAAATGTGGGCCCGGAGGATCCGCTCCCCGAGGTCAAGAACGTGGTGCTGGTGATGAGCGGCAAGGGCGGCGTGGGCAAGAGCACGTGCGCCACCAACCTGACCATGTCGCTGCATCGCGCGGGCTTTCGCGTGGGGCTCCTCGACGCCGACATTTACGGCCCGTCGATCCCCACCATGCTCGGGGTGACCGGGCGCCCGGTGTCGCTCGACGGCAAGAGCATCGAGCCGCTCGAGCGCTTCGGGGTGAAGCTCATGTCCATCGGCTTTCTCCTCGAGGATCCCAAGGCCGCCGTGGTCTGGCGCGGTCCGATGCTCCACGGCGCGCTCTTGCAGTTCCTCAAGGACGTGCGCTGGGGCGCGCTCGACTATCTGATCCTCGATCTGCCGCCCGGCACCGGCGACGTGGCGCTCACCCTCGCGCAGCGTATCAGCTCACCGTACGCGGTGATCGTGACCACCCCGCAAGCCGTGGCCACCGACGACGTCTACAAGTCCGTCTCCATGTGCGAGAAGGTCAACATCCCCGTGGTGGGCGTCATCGAGAACATGAGCTACTTCATCGACACCGCCGGGGTGAAGCACGAGCTCTTCGGGCGCGGCGGCGGCCAAGCCATCGCCGATTTCGCCAAGGCGCCGCTCTTGGGGCAGGTGCCCATCGATCAGAGCGTGCGCGAATGGGGCGACAAAGGAACGCCTGTCGTCCAAGCGTCCCCCTTCAGCCCGATCGCCCGCGCCTTCGTCACGGTGGCCGAGCGCCTCACCGACGCCGTCGATGCGCGCCGCACCGAAGGCGAAGAAGAGGCGCCCCCCGAGATCGACCGCAGCGGCGGCCCCGGAGGTCGCAAGCGCCTGCCGATCATGAAGTAG
- a CDS encoding aldehyde dehydrogenase family protein, with translation MLPIDPGLYVASRHIVSGPLLPVFEPWTGKKLADVVCADAATAEEAIVAAVRASEQLARLTSYERKRICRSIADALEQNIDHLAELIAREAGKPLALARVEVLRAVSTFEIASEEATRIGGEVIPLDITASSGGYRGEYTRVPAGPVLGISPFNFPLNLVAHKVAPALACGAAIVLKPAPQAPLTSLFLAELVRKSGAPESALQVVPCDNVVAERLVRDDRFATLSFTGSANVGFHLKSIAGKKRVLLELGGNATTLVHEDAQLDFAAERVTFGAFGYAGQVCIKVQRLYVHAPIAERFIADLVARARAIVPTDPLDPKALVGPMIDENNARRVGAWLDEAAGAGAQVLAGGRPEGPRVPPTIVRIEGSGRGLKIVDEEVFGPVLTVHRYERWEDALAMADDSRYGLQAGIFTDSHTRIRQAFERLHVGGLIVNDVPTFRVDSMPYGGVRDSGLGREGVRFAIEEMTERKLIVYREAR, from the coding sequence GTGCTCCCCATCGACCCCGGTCTCTATGTCGCCTCTCGTCACATCGTCAGCGGGCCTCTTCTCCCGGTCTTCGAACCGTGGACGGGAAAGAAGCTCGCTGATGTCGTTTGTGCGGATGCGGCCACCGCCGAAGAGGCGATCGTCGCCGCCGTCCGCGCCTCCGAGCAGCTCGCGAGGCTGACGAGCTACGAGCGCAAGCGAATCTGCCGCTCCATCGCGGACGCCTTGGAGCAAAACATCGATCATCTGGCGGAGCTGATCGCGCGCGAGGCGGGCAAGCCGCTGGCGCTGGCGCGCGTCGAGGTGCTGCGCGCGGTGTCGACGTTCGAGATCGCCAGCGAGGAGGCGACCCGCATCGGCGGCGAGGTGATCCCGCTCGACATCACCGCCTCCAGCGGCGGATACCGCGGTGAGTACACGCGGGTGCCGGCCGGGCCGGTGCTGGGCATTTCGCCCTTCAATTTCCCGCTGAACTTGGTCGCGCACAAAGTGGCGCCCGCGCTCGCGTGCGGGGCCGCCATCGTGCTCAAGCCCGCGCCGCAGGCGCCTCTGACGTCGCTCTTCCTGGCGGAGCTGGTGCGCAAGAGCGGGGCGCCGGAGAGCGCGCTGCAAGTCGTCCCGTGCGACAACGTGGTGGCCGAGCGCCTGGTGCGCGACGATCGGTTCGCGACCTTGTCCTTCACGGGGAGCGCGAACGTCGGCTTTCATCTCAAGTCGATCGCCGGCAAAAAGCGGGTGCTGCTGGAGCTCGGCGGCAACGCCACCACCCTGGTGCACGAGGACGCGCAGCTGGACTTCGCGGCGGAGCGCGTCACGTTCGGCGCCTTCGGGTACGCCGGGCAGGTGTGCATCAAGGTGCAGCGCCTCTATGTGCACGCGCCCATCGCCGAGCGCTTCATCGCGGACTTGGTGGCGCGCGCCCGGGCCATCGTGCCCACCGATCCGCTCGATCCCAAGGCGCTCGTGGGGCCGATGATCGACGAAAACAACGCGCGCCGGGTAGGCGCGTGGCTGGACGAGGCCGCGGGCGCCGGCGCGCAGGTGCTCGCGGGAGGGAGACCCGAGGGGCCGCGCGTGCCGCCGACCATCGTTCGGATCGAGGGCTCCGGGCGCGGGCTCAAGATCGTCGACGAGGAGGTGTTCGGTCCGGTGCTCACCGTGCATCGCTACGAGCGCTGGGAGGACGCCTTGGCGATGGCCGACGACTCGCGTTACGGCCTGCAAGCCGGCATCTTCACCGACTCGCACACGCGCATTCGCCAGGCCTTCGAGCGGCTGCACGTGGGCGGGCTGATCGTGAACGACGTGCCGACGTTTCGCGTCGATTCCATGCCCTACGGCGGTGTGCGCGACTCCGGTCTGGGGCGCGAAGGAGTCCGCTTCGCCATCGAGGAAATGACCGAACGCAAGCTCATCGTCTACCGGGAGGCGCGGTAA